A part of Chanos chanos chromosome 9, fChaCha1.1, whole genome shotgun sequence genomic DNA contains:
- the LOC115821842 gene encoding carcinoembryonic antigen-related cell adhesion molecule 5-like, with amino-acid sequence MEKTILICLSLIFTTGLCYFDDGLLPPGPVYGAVGERVLFNTIITPLPTPLLVVVWNFNTAYGIIVSDTTGLCQGQGGLFPPGPVYGTAGENVLFTSTITPSSTPLLALSWTFNGVNNIIRYDSSGNTTGPAYRDRVSVNIYTGTLQLRDLTLDDSGSYQLVTVTTDGVIQQDQTTLDVFERISGVSLTGPTESLIEDQSSAVLTCAGTGSIITTEWMKDDQPLSPSNNIIFSADNRSVSISPVRRSDSGEYHCRVSTSVSSDTATYTMTVHYGPENVSISGQNEVEVGSKVTLTCSAESTPPASFIWMLNGRETGETTASYSIEKIDSTHSGNYTCTAWNSVTSLNTTVHHHLTIKSKVSP; translated from the exons ATGGAGAAAACCATCCTGATCTGTCTGAGTTTGATCTTCACCACAG GACTGTGTTATTTTGACGATGGGCTGCTTCctcctggacctgtgtatggagcagtgGGAGAAAGAGTTCtcttcaacaccatcatcactcCATTACCAACTCCACTCCTGGTAGTGGTCTGGAATTTCAATACTGCTTATGGCATCATCGTTTCAGACACCACTG GACTGTGTCAGGGTCAGGGTGGGCTCTTTCctcctggacctgtgtatggaACAGCGGGAGAAAATGTTCTGTTCACCTCCACCATCACTCCATCATCAACACCACTCCTGGCATTGTCCTGGACTTTTAATGGTGTTAATAACATCATCAGATATGACTCCTCTGGTAACACTACAGGACCTgcctacagagacagagtcagtgtgaaCATTTACACTGGAACTCTGCAACTCAGAGATTTAACTCTGGATGATTCTGGATCATACCAGCTAGTTACAGTAACTACAGATGGAGTGATACAACAAGACCAGACTACACTGGATGTGTTTG agagaatatctggagtttccctcactggtccaACAGAATCCCTAATAGAAGATCAAAGTTCTGCTGTTTTAACCTGTGCGGGAACtggctccatcatcaccacagaatggatgaaggatgatcaacctctgtctcctagcaacaacatcatcttctctgctgataacagatcagtgtccatcagtccagtgaggagatcagacagtggagaataccatTGTAGAGTCAGTAcctctgtcagctctgacactgcaacctacacaatgactgtcCACT atggaccagagaacgtttccatcagtggacagaatgaggtggaggtggggtcaaaggtgactcTGACGTGCTCTGCTGAATCCACACCTCCTGCCTCCTTCATCTGGATGttgaatggaagagaaacaggagaaactacAGCCTCATATTCCATAGAGAAGATtgactccacacacagtgggaattaCACCTGTACAGCCTGGAACAgtgtcacctcactcaacacaacagttCACCATCATTTAACAATTAAAAGTAAAGTTTCACCATGA